In Schizosaccharomyces osmophilus chromosome 1, complete sequence, the genomic window AGACGGCTCTATTTTCTAAATTAAGAACTCGCAAATATAATTGTTGAGCTTCATTCGCTCATAAAAACACTGAAAggtgattttttttattttttctctgaTATGTTTATTACTGTGACAAATGTAAAAACTCGCTAGGTAGGCTACCGAAAGACTTCAACTGCACTATATGGAAATTGCTACTACTCAATTTGGACGCTTGGAAAAGTGTACTTTTACAAAAACCCGGTGTTTTGCAAAATCTACAGCATTGGTTCCTTTGGTTTCGTGCTGAATTAAGAATTGAACGTTAAGTCGCCGCCTTTTTGATTGTAGTAGAAAGAATGGTAAGGAATGGGAAAAGATTGGTTGTTCGCGATACTTGctagaagaaaatttttgattaGGAGAAAGATTCATGGACCTAGCAACGGAAATAGAGCAACAATTTTCATTGATCgttcaaaagaagtttaTACTAACTCGTGTGTGTTTTAGGGACGCAAAAAATTTGTGGATAAAGGCAAGGCTCAGACCTTTCACTTGGTCCATCGTTCTCAAAGAGATCCAGAATATTACAATGAGGAAGCAACAGAACGTGTCTTGGTGCCTTCAGAGGAGCTGAAGAAAACAGGTCGCCAGTTGAATCGTCAAGACTTGGATGAAGAATATGGTGGCGCGGTGCGTTCAAATGAAGGAGAAGCCGCTGCTTATGGTGTTTTCTTTGACGATACAGAGTATGATTACATGCAGCACTTGCGTGGTATGggaaatgaaaatgcaACATGGGTTCCAGCCCCTGCTGCAAAGGGCAGTGgccaaaagaaaaaggatgaaaTTGTCATTAAAGAGGAAGAACCTTCTGTTTTGCCCGAAGAGGTGCTTccttccaaagaagaaatcgaagCTAGTTATCAAAATCAGCAAAGTGTGCCGGATACCATCGCGGGATTTCAACCAGACATGGACCCACGCTTGCGTGAGGTGCTAGAGTTGTTGGAGCATTCTGATATGGAAAATGAGGAAAACACCGATACAGAGGCAAATTTGGACGTTGAATTTGACAATTTGCTTACGAGTGGAAAGGTAGCTGAAGACGAGTTTTATCAACAACCACcagaagaggaagaggagCAAGAGTACGACGAGCAAGCTGCTCTAGCAGCTGGAAAGTCAGAGTGGGAGATTGAATTTGATAAGTTTAAAATCGAACATAAGAAGCAACCACAAGCGGCTAGCAGTGACGGTACTTTCTCTGACGaggacgaagaagaagaaggacGGGATGAAGTTCCCGAGCTAGTGTCTACCCAAAAGGCCAAGCCAAGAAGAAAGGCCAAGACGGCACAATCTTCCGGTTCCATGTCAAGTTCTGCTCTCTTTCGCAATGAAGGACTGTCTTTCTTGGATGATCGTTTCGACAAAATCGAAGAAGAGTACGTGCCCATGCAGCATGACAGCGAGCTCCTTGATCCAGAACAAAAAGATGTTAACGACTTGATCCATGACAACCAATTTAATAATGTTTTAGACGACTTCTTGTCGTCTTATGGTTCCAACATGGGCCGGAAGAAAGCTCCTTCACGCATGTCGAAatcgaaaaagaaggcCTCTATGGATCAACTTGATAGTGTCCGTCGACAATTGAGTCGTGCTcgaatttaaaaaagtgttggcgttcttttttttaatattcttttatattttgggTATTTGTGGTTTTTTGGGATGTTTAATATAGAAAACTTAATTATAAAAGGTACTTTTGATTCGGTTCGAATCGTACGCGTTAGCATACACACTATTATGTCAATGTAGAAAAGATTTTGCTTCCCAAAAGGCCGAATTTTAATTGTTCGTATTAGTaatagcttccagggatctAATTCATCAAGCAAGTTGTATGaacaatttatttagctagatcagcCAGTCAAACAGATCTTAGGGAGGTGCCCTAAATTCAGTAAACAGCCGCATTTCTTACCGCTGCCCTTAAAATATTCACGGCCATCTCTAGTTTAACTTTTACAACCGTAGTTCATGTTTAACCCGCATATATAATCAATTGGGTTACCGCGTTTAAAGTGTTCATGTCCTTCTCTAAGCACAGCATGATATGCCTCACTTATatcttcttctatttccTTAGGTAAGTCATcatattcttcatcattaaGTTCTCTGACTCTGTTGGGCTGCTTCTAGTGTCGTATATTTTACAGAATCGGGCAGTGCATCTCCATCGGTCAATTCAGTCCCTAGTATTTCTCCCGTAGGTTTAGTACTaatataaaatgaaaagtatACATACTTTTGATATGCTTCTTTAATCATATCAGCAATTGGacttaaaaaaatagtCCCACCGGGGATCGAACCCGGGACCTTCTGCGTGTGAAGCAGAAATCATACCACTAGAACATGGAACTGCTCTTGATTACCAAAAAGTTTAAGTCTATCTATAGGTGGATGTGATTCATTTAAAATTATAAGATGATTGCCATCATAACTATCTTGAAGAAAgccaaaagaaagctttgtatcataaataaaataaaaggtaAAAAATGTTGCACCAGCAATGCTGAATTGTTTTATGGTAGGTCGTACTGGGAGTCGAACCCAGATCTCGAGAATCAAAATCTCATGTGCTAGCCGCTACACCATACAACCGTAGTTGAGGACTTGTGTAGCAAAATGTTAATAGACACTTGTATACTAGTCGCAGAAAAACTTACATTTCGTTGCATAGAGGATCAAAGTCTCCGATTGACAATGACTGGAAATTCATGCATAACATCATTCACCTACACGACTTTGAACTTTGAGCTGCTCCTACAACCTGCCTAAGCCATTTTCATCTACATCGTGACATGCTACACTGTTTCTACGTTACGTGGCTCCATCAAGTACAATGTTaaatcatgaaaaaaatttattgagAAGCTAAAAGACATCATTGTGTTCTTCACGGCAATGTTCAGCTTTGATACACAATGTTTTTAATCTTTTGACATCACGGAGTCAGTAGAGCGATCCGATTATTTACTACACCTCAAGTTAGCCAATGAACTCGATTATCAAATATTATATGTTTAAAATCACTTACGATCTAGCcctcatttttcttcttctacgTTTCAGACGTCTCACACGTTTCTTTCTCCACTTATCACGCATGTTGGTGGTGGTGAAACATTTAGCACATTGCTTATTTTAATATACGAAACTGTGACTGTTTTTTGGGGTCCAGTTTCTGTGCTTTACGTTAGCGTTCCGCTACGGTAACGGCTTTAGTGATAGATGGTTGCGATCGTTAAACATACATTGTTCTTTAGTTTTCTAAATTCAAATTGCAGAGGCGCTTCTCAAGATCGACGATGGATATCATGACAATGTTGCTATGCTGAAGcggaaaagaaggaaagaatgaataaagaaacaaaaaataataatttattatacAAAACCTAGCAAGATTGAAAGCAAATCGACAACTTCGTAGCTATAACTCCACGAAACGTAAGTAAAGACCAAAAAACCATATTTGTATATGCCAAGGCATCCCAAGTATATCGTTAACGTTTCCAAGACTCACGCTAACAAAGGAAGAGAATCAATGATTGTTAAACGTGGTTAGACTGGCTAAATTACCAGTGAAATCgaagtttttatttctcaAAATATAACCCCCGTTATAGTGTTCACCCGTTCTATAGGATATCCTTTTTACGAACCGATAATCCATGCTTGTTTCTATCCACTatacaaaaaagatattctcctcttgtttgctttctaAAGTGGCAAAGGAAAACCAGAAAGTTATTTCCCTAAAGCAAGACTTCTCAATCATAAACCCGTAATCAATGAAAATTTGCATAaatagtaaaataaaattcaatTGAATTCCATTTAAGCAGCAATGATGACAGGAGCAGATgcattttcatcttcttctactTCAAGAAACTCGTCCTCATCGTAAACAACGCGAACAATCAAGCTACAGCTGGGACAACGAGCAACGTCTTCTCCTGAACGAAGATCATCCTAACCATTAGTGAGtttgctttctttaaattgtATCAAAAAGCTTACCAAGCTGATTTCGAAGCGATCTCCACATGGACAAGGAAAAGTATACAAATTGAAATCAGCGTCTAACTTGTTAGTCAAGGCCCGTCAATCGCATTTCTAAACCATCCAACTTaccaaaagtaaaatctTCCAACTCAATTTCGTCGTAAAATGACATATTCTTGCCCTCCTTGTTGGTGTTGGTAGATGGAAAGTGCAACTCATCCCAGAGGCAAAACGAATTAATTCGCTATCCCCTGGCGGAATGAGGATTAAAGGCGGTTTCAAAATTAAGaacattttcaaataaattcCTCTGTTTCGTATATACTTTCTGTCATCAAAAACGGTGCATTTTTGCGAATGTCTTGATTTGAAACACTCTTTACCGTTGTATGACACCTAAAACTTCGATTCATAGCATTTTTTACtctttaattattttctcGCTTGCCattgaaaaggaatgaaatgCCAAGACTCCAACAGTCTACATGAAGATGGATCTCTTTCCTCAAAACCCAGAATTGATTGGGAAAGCATCATTGCTAATGAGaattcttcatcagaaGATGAAAGCTTAGCAGAAATTCACCCAAATGTAGTCAACGCTTCTAAGGGTGGAGAGGACGATGACATAGACGAAGAAGTACCTTTGATAAAACTGCAGAAACGTAACATCCAGGAACAAGAAGATAGTAATGGCTCCTTTACAAAAACGACTAAAAAACGCTCTCGAAACAGAAGCTCTTTGGAGCCCAAGGAAAAGGATGTATACACACCATTGGAACGTCAATATATAGAgttgagaaagaaatataaagatTGTATCTTGGCTATCGAGGTAGGTTACAAATATCGATTCTTCGGCGAAGATGCAAAAGTCGTGTCAAAAGCGCTTGGCATTGGTTGCTACTATGAGCATAATTTTCTAAATGCCAGTGTCCCTTCTTATCGTattgattttcatttggagCGCTTAATCAATGCTGGCCTTAAAGTTGCCATAGCAAAGCAGACTGAAACAGCAGCTTTTAAATCAACTGGTAATACTCGAAACACGCTTTTTGAGCGTGATGTGGTCGGCATGTATACCAAGGGCACCCTCATTCGCGAAAGTACTTCTCGGTATGATAAGCGATTAAACGGGTCTCTTCAAGACTCTCAGTACATTTTATGCATTGCCGAAAATGCCGTTTCTAAAAAGACACCCTTAGGCAAGGTTCAGATCGGGTTTCTATGTACCCAACTGTCATCTGGGACTTTTATATACGACCAATTTGAGGATGACATTTTAAGGACCAACTTGCAAACAAGACTTTCACATTTTCAACCCTGCGAGATCCTCTTTTCCGACGAATTTTCTTCGGAATCAGTTGCTTTGCTAAATCATTATGTCGCATCTGAGCAATCAATCGGAAGAAAAGTTTGCATTCAATATGTAGACCAGCATACCCCGAAGATTTCTATGCAAAATGTGTGCAACTTTTTTTCGTCAAATTTCTATGATTATGAACAAGCCATCGTGAATTTACACTTAGAGAAGATAAAATCTTTGCCAACTTTGTCTATGGTTTGCTTAGAAATGACAATCTCTTATTTGACCgagttttctttggaaagaatATTAACAATGTCTGACTTTTATCAGCCGTTCagtcatttttcttcaatgaTTTTGAGTAAACAAACCCTAGACGGCTTGGAAGTCTTTTCCAATCAAACTGAACACTCTTCGATCGGAAGCTTGTTTTGGGTACTCGATCATACGTACACAAAATTTGGACAGCGTTTGCTACAGCAATGGATCAAGGCTCCTTTGCTTTGTGAAAACGAGATTAATGATCGACTAGATGCTGTTGAAGAGCTCTCTACAGGATTCAATGAGAATACACAGATTTTGCGCAAACTTTTACACCGACTACCGGATTTAGAGAAGGGTCTTGCAAGGATATACTATCAAAGGGTACGTtttatatatgtatatttTATTGCTTGTTTTACTAATTATTAGTGTTCACCTTCGGAATTactttatattttaaaaggATTTTACAGGGTCTCTACTGCGTTTTCATCCAATCCTaatgattcttttcaatcCTTCTTGCTGGGTTCTCTCGTCAAGCAGCTGCCGACAATACTGTATCCTGTTGATCAATTTTTGGCTTCGTTTAATCATGGTAAAGCCGCAGAAAACAATAAGTTGGAGATGTTTCAAAATGTCGATGACTTTGATTCCATTGGAGactcttcttcagaagatTCTCAGTCAATCTTTAAAATTCGTGAACACAAGATGGGTATATTAATGGTTGAGACAGAATTAAATATGCACCTACAGGAACTCCGGGATTACCTCAACTATCAAGAACTGAATTATTCCTCTTGGGGAAACAtaactttttgtattgAATTATCTAGAGGCTGTAAAAATATACCGGAGGACTGGATAAGGGTAAGCGCTACTAGAAGCTTAATACGCTACCACACTCCGGAAATACAAGCTCTTATCCTTGAGCTGGCCCAACATAAGGAAGCTTTAGCTATATCATGTGAAGAAATTTATATggcttttctaaaaaagatatctgGTTACTATAATGAACTAAGAAGGGTTGCCGTAGCTGTTGCCTCACTGGATTGCCTACATTCTTTTGCTTGTGTTTCTTCGCAAACTGGTTATGTTCGGCCTCAATTGACAACGCATGACTTTTACGTGGAAGAAAGCAGGCATCCTATGATTGAATTACTGACCGATGGACCGTATGTGCCGAATGATATCAATCTCAGTGCTAAAGGTATACAAACATTGCTTATTACTGGACCAAATATGGGTGGTAAGACCTCAGTAGTGAAGCAGCTTGCTTTGACGTCTTTGATGGCACAATGCGGGTGCTTTGTTCCTGCGAAGAGTGCCCGTTTACCTTTATTTGATTCTATTCTTGTAAGATTAGGATCTACTGACAATATTTTCCTAAATATGTCTACTTTCATGGTTGAGATGTATGAGACCAACGAAATTTTAAACAAGGCTACCGATAAATCTCTTGTAATTTTCGACGAGCTTGGAAGAGGAACCAGTACTATTGATGGAGAAGCAATTTCCTATGCAGTATTATACTATTTGAACTATTATGTACGTCCGTACCTGCTATTTGTTACTCATTATCCTGGTTTGggtgttttggaaaagcaatttaAGGAACGACTTCGAAGCTACCACATGGGGTACGTGAGATTGGAAGAAACGAATCAAAATTCTCAAAGCATATCGTTTCTGTACAAGCTGGTCCCTGGAATTGCTTCAAGAAGTTACGGATTAAACGTTGCTAAAATGGCTGGAATACCAAATTCTGTTATCCATCGAGCCGAAGAAATAAGTGAAGAACACGAAAGAGATCAATGGTACCTTAGGAAAACCCGTACATTAGTGAAATTGAGAAAATATATCCAAATGGTTAAACTCTCGGAATCAgactttgaagaatttttatcttgtttttcaattttggaaacTAAAGAGTTTATTGAAATGGCAGAAGGGTTTTGATCATACTATAATTAGGTTCCTTAAGTTGGACTAAATGGTTATAAAAATTCGTCAAAATCTGCAAGtcatatatttattttttggggAAATTTAtggtttggaagaagacttaatatatttatttaaattttgcTGGCTGTTTTATTTGTATCTTGAACAACGAGAATATGCAATGGATTAAATACTATGCTTCTAAAGAACTGTCGTTTTCAAATTGATTCCAAAGCTTGAAATTGTATCAGCGACCATTTAATACTTATTTTATCAATCTCCATACTTACCAAATGTCTATTTACTGATATTGACTTTCAAGATACTCGAAAGTTACATCCAAGCTTATGG contains:
- the msh3 gene encoding MutS protein-like protein 3, coding for MKCQDSNSLHEDGSLSSKPRIDWESIIANENSSSEDESLAEIHPNVVNASKGGEDDDIDEEVPLIKLQKRNIQEQEDSNGSFTKTTKKRSRNRSSLEPKEKDVYTPLERQYIELRKKYKDCILAIEVGYKYRFFGEDAKVVSKALGIGCYYEHNFLNASVPSYRIDFHLERLINAGLKVAIAKQTETAAFKSTGNTRNTLFERDVVGMYTKGTLIRESTSRYDKRLNGSLQDSQYILCIAENAVSKKTPLGKVQIGFLCTQLSSGTFIYDQFEDDILRTNLQTRLSHFQPCEILFSDEFSSESVALLNHYVASEQSIGRKVCIQYVDQHTPKISMQNVCNFFSSNFYDYEQAIVNLHLEKIKSLPTLSMVCLEMTISYLTEFSLERILTMSDFYQPFSHFSSMILSKQTLDGLEVFSNQTEHSSIGSLFWVLDHTYTKFGQRLLQQWIKAPLLCENEINDRLDAVEELSTGFNENTQILRKLLHRLPDLEKGLARIYYQRCSPSELLYILKGFYRVSTAFSSNPNDSFQSFLLGSLVKQLPTILYPVDQFLASFNHGKAAENNKLEMFQNVDDFDSIGDSSSEDSQSIFKIREHKMGILMVETELNMHLQELRDYLNYQELNYSSWGNITFCIELSRGCKNIPEDWIRVSATRSLIRYHTPEIQALILELAQHKEALAISCEEIYMAFLKKISGYYNELRRVAVAVASLDCLHSFACVSSQTGYVRPQLTTHDFYVEESRHPMIELLTDGPYVPNDINLSAKGIQTLLITGPNMGGKTSVVKQLALTSLMAQCGCFVPAKSARLPLFDSILVRLGSTDNIFLNMSTFMVEMYETNEILNKATDKSLVIFDELGRGTSTIDGEAISYAVLYYLNYYVRPYLLFVTHYPGLGVLEKQFKERLRSYHMGYVRLEETNQNSQSISFLYKLVPGIASRSYGLNVAKMAGIPNSVIHRAEEISEEHERDQWYLRKTRTLVKLRKYIQMVKLSESDFEEFLSCFSILETKEFIEMAEGF
- the ltv1 gene encoding ribosome biogenesis protein Ltv1, with product MGRKKFVDKGKAQTFHLVHRSQRDPEYYNEEATERVLVPSEELKKTGRQLNRQDLDEEYGGAVRSNEGEAAAYGVFFDDTEYDYMQHLRGMGNENATWVPAPAAKGSGQKKKDEIVIKEEEPSVLPEEVLPSKEEIEASYQNQQSVPDTIAGFQPDMDPRLREVLELLEHSDMENEENTDTEANLDVEFDNLLTSGKVAEDEFYQQPPEEEEEQEYDEQAALAAGKSEWEIEFDKFKIEHKKQPQAASSDGTFSDEDEEEEGRDEVPELVSTQKAKPRRKAKTAQSSGSMSSSALFRNEGLSFLDDRFDKIEEEYVPMQHDSELLDPEQKDVNDLIHDNQFNNVLDDFLSSYGSNMGRKKAPSRMSKSKKKASMDQLDSVRRQLSRARI
- the dph3 gene encoding diphthamide biosynthesis protein Dph3; the encoded protein is MSFYDEIELEDFTFDADFNLYTFPCPCGDRFEISLDDLRSGEDVARCPSCSLIVRVVYDEDEFLEVEEDENASAPVIIAA
- the rpl4102 gene encoding 60S ribosomal protein L41, which codes for MRDKWRKKRVRRLKRRRRKMRARSK